A stretch of the Solanum dulcamara chromosome 6, daSolDulc1.2, whole genome shotgun sequence genome encodes the following:
- the LOC129891350 gene encoding uncharacterized protein LOC129891350, translating into MKFTDSPVIDLKVLDSHLAFHQDNGSMHVGTSVWPCSLVLVKFAERWHPQTCAVTPNPYSDILNFQNKRGVELGAGCGVAAMGLFLLGLNNVVITDIAPVMPALKHNLKRNKPVLKKSLKTAQLNWSNQDQIKSLGPPFDVVVAADVVYLEETVGPLLSAMEALVGENGVVLLGYQLRSPEAHEKFWELCGEMFDVEKVPHEHLHPEYAYEETDVYIFRKKKKL; encoded by the coding sequence ATGAAGTTCACTGACTCGCCAGTGATCGACCTTAAAGTTCTCGATTCTCACTTAGCTTTCCATCAAGACAATGGATCTATGCATGTCGGCACCAGTGTATGGCCCTGTTCTCTAGTACTCGTCAAGTTCGCCGAACGGTGGCATCCTCAAACATGCGCCGTCACCCCAAATCCCTATTCCGACATCCTTAACTTTCAAAATAAGCGCGGCGTCGAGCTTGGAGCCGGCTGCGGAGTAGCAGCCATGGGGCTTTTCTTATTGGGTTTGAACAACGTCGTTATCACTGATATTGCTCCGGTTATGCCGGCCCTAAAGCACAATCTTAAGCGAAACAAGCCTGTTTTGAAGAAGTCTCTGAAAACGGCTCAGTTGAATTGGTCTAATCAGGATCAGATAAAGTCTCTCGGCCCCCcgtttgatgttgttgttgctgccgATGTGGTGTACTTGGAGGAGACGGTGGGTCCGTTGCTATCGGCTATGGAAGCTTTGGTGGGAGAAAACGGTGTCGTTTTGTTGGGGTATCAGCTGAGATCTCCCGAGGCACATGAGAAGTTCTGGGAGCTTTGTGGGGAGATGTTTGATGTCGAGAAGGTTCCACATGAGCATTTACATCCAGAGTACGCGTATGAGGAGACAGACGTTTATATTTtcaggaagaagaagaaactaTAG